The Niastella koreensis GR20-10 genome includes a window with the following:
- a CDS encoding lysophospholipid acyltransferase family protein, translating into MKIFKEIAGRICALWAALIFVITMLLILPPFLMFSYFAEEPKKTNRWAAIARIWMGTYLPLIGCPLKVRGRKNFVRGENYVVVCNHNSFMDVPISYPAIPGGNKTIAKIEMAKIPLFGLMYRTGSVLVDRKSEASRKESYLKMKKVLEMGLHMCLYPEGTRNTTDQPLKSFHDGAFRLAIDSGKAIIPSLIFNTRKVLPASKPFFLLPHKMEMHFLPPVPIQPGETTQALKERVHQIMHDYYVANTKRQ; encoded by the coding sequence ATGAAAATTTTTAAAGAAATAGCCGGTCGTATTTGTGCTTTATGGGCAGCCCTGATATTTGTGATTACCATGCTACTGATTTTACCGCCGTTTTTGATGTTCAGCTATTTTGCTGAGGAGCCTAAAAAAACCAACCGGTGGGCTGCAATAGCAAGGATCTGGATGGGAACGTATCTTCCACTGATCGGTTGTCCGTTAAAAGTGCGTGGCAGAAAGAATTTTGTGCGGGGTGAAAACTATGTAGTCGTTTGCAACCACAACTCTTTTATGGATGTGCCTATCTCCTACCCGGCCATCCCAGGCGGCAATAAAACCATTGCTAAAATTGAAATGGCCAAGATTCCTCTCTTTGGGCTTATGTACAGGACTGGCTCTGTATTGGTTGACCGTAAAAGTGAAGCCAGCCGCAAGGAAAGTTATCTGAAAATGAAAAAGGTGCTCGAGATGGGTTTGCATATGTGCCTTTACCCCGAGGGCACCCGTAACACTACCGATCAACCGCTGAAAAGCTTTCACGATGGGGCATTTCGTCTGGCTATCGACAGCGGCAAGGCCATCATCCCCAGCCTGATCTTCAATACCCGCAAAGTATTACCCGCCAGCAAGCCATTCTTTCTGCTCCCGCACAAAATGGAAATGCATTTTCTGCCCCCCGTTCCCATTCAACCCGGCGAAACCACGCAGGCGTTGAAGGAAAGGGTACATCAGATAATGCATGATTATTACGTAGCGAATACGAAAAGGCAATAG
- the ung gene encoding uracil-DNA glycosylase yields MDVQIEESWKSALKPEFAKSYFQNIVTFLKTERMAGKTIYPPGSLIFNAFNTTPIDNVKVVILGQDPYHGPGQAHGLCFSVSDGVPPPPSLVNIFKELSSDTGVAIPNHGNLTKWAEQGVLLLNASLTVRAAEPMSHSQIGWAEFTNNVIKKISEQKEHVVFMLWGKFAQEKQVLIDETKHLVLKAAHPSPLSAYNGFFGCRHFSKANEYLVRNGIDPVNWAL; encoded by the coding sequence ATGGACGTACAAATTGAGGAAAGCTGGAAGTCAGCCTTAAAACCCGAATTTGCCAAATCCTATTTTCAGAATATTGTTACCTTTTTAAAGACAGAAAGAATGGCCGGTAAAACCATTTACCCGCCCGGCTCTTTGATCTTCAATGCCTTTAACACTACCCCCATCGATAATGTAAAAGTGGTGATCCTGGGTCAGGACCCGTATCACGGGCCCGGTCAGGCGCATGGACTTTGCTTTTCTGTTTCGGATGGCGTGCCGCCGCCGCCATCGCTGGTGAATATTTTTAAAGAGCTGAGCTCAGATACCGGCGTGGCCATTCCCAATCACGGCAATCTGACCAAGTGGGCCGAACAGGGTGTGTTATTATTAAATGCCTCGTTAACCGTTCGGGCTGCCGAGCCCATGAGCCATTCGCAAATTGGCTGGGCCGAATTTACCAATAACGTTATCAAAAAGATCTCGGAGCAAAAAGAACATGTGGTGTTTATGCTGTGGGGGAAATTTGCGCAGGAGAAACAGGTACTGATAGATGAAACCAAACACCTGGTATTAAAGGCGGCGCATCCCTCTCCGCTTTCTGCCTATAATGGTTTCTTTGGCTGCAGGCATTTTTCAAAGGCAAATGAGTATTTGGTTCGCAACGGTATTGATCCGGTAAACTGGGCGCTTTAA
- a CDS encoding RNA polymerase sigma factor codes for MNNDTQLEALWLQRLQQNDEQALAAIMRKYYTALYNYGARFTNDEALVKDCIQEVFISLWQRRESAAEILSPRYYLLRAVKNKVLKSLHQHVIRIGSMENESAYDFLQEFSVEKLIIDKQMSEEQATILRKTMAQLSKRQHELIYLKFYQHLDHAQIAGLMNLSRQSVYNLLHETIQKLRSLWQAEMFNQ; via the coding sequence TTGAATAACGACACCCAGTTGGAGGCCTTATGGCTACAACGATTGCAACAGAACGACGAGCAGGCTTTGGCTGCCATCATGAGAAAGTATTATACCGCCTTATACAATTACGGGGCCCGGTTTACCAACGACGAGGCCCTTGTGAAGGATTGTATACAGGAGGTGTTTATCAGTTTATGGCAACGAAGAGAAAGCGCTGCTGAAATTCTATCTCCCCGGTATTACTTATTGCGCGCCGTAAAGAATAAGGTGTTGAAATCGCTGCATCAACATGTTATCAGGATTGGCTCCATGGAAAACGAATCTGCTTACGATTTTTTACAGGAGTTCTCCGTGGAGAAGCTGATCATCGACAAGCAAATGTCTGAAGAGCAGGCTACCATCTTACGCAAAACAATGGCGCAGCTTTCGAAGCGTCAGCATGAATTGATCTACCTAAAATTTTATCAGCACCTCGATCATGCCCAGATAGCCGGGCTCATGAACCTCAGCCGGCAGTCGGTGTACAATCTATTACATGAAACTATTCAGAAGCTGAGGAGCTTGTGGCAGGCGGAAATGTTTAACCAATAA
- a CDS encoding FecR family protein encodes MKDFRLYDISDFVIDEDFIRWVHEQREEDNLFWNTWLQQHPDKHLVVATARRIVESIQFPQSNINEAQVEQEVSRLMNTITTQQIIPEPEKETVVALKWWYAAAILLLCVTGTWYFYIRDNRIPPYAYSAMVAAKQLIEHTNTSLKPLVLNLPDGSQVTLAPQSRISYAHTFGSADTARNGVTRDVYLLGEAFFQVTKNPHRPFRVFANEIVTKVLGTSFTVRSFEKDTTIQVTVRTGKVSVYAQAATPASSKMSEIILTPNQQLVYERTGQKFQKVLLNNPVIIVPPAVERSLVYDDAPLDKVFGDLSKVYGINIVFDSELLKKCTVTADLSSETFYQKLSLICSAIDAHYELIDGQVVIESTGCK; translated from the coding sequence ATGAAGGATTTCCGGCTTTATGATATATCTGATTTTGTAATAGATGAAGATTTTATTCGCTGGGTACATGAGCAGCGCGAAGAAGATAATTTATTCTGGAATACCTGGCTGCAACAACATCCCGACAAACACCTGGTGGTTGCCACTGCCCGGCGTATTGTAGAATCTATACAATTTCCGCAAAGTAATATCAATGAAGCCCAGGTAGAGCAGGAGGTGAGCCGGTTAATGAATACCATTACTACCCAGCAAATAATACCGGAGCCCGAAAAGGAAACAGTGGTGGCTTTAAAATGGTGGTATGCCGCTGCCATCTTACTGTTGTGTGTAACCGGCACCTGGTATTTTTACATCAGGGATAACCGCATACCGCCCTATGCCTATTCAGCCATGGTGGCTGCCAAACAACTGATAGAGCACACCAACACTTCGCTGAAACCCCTGGTGCTGAATCTGCCCGATGGAAGCCAGGTAACGCTGGCCCCCCAAAGCCGCATCAGTTATGCGCATACGTTTGGCTCTGCCGATACGGCCCGCAACGGCGTTACACGCGATGTGTACCTGCTGGGCGAGGCTTTTTTCCAGGTCACCAAAAATCCGCACCGGCCCTTCAGGGTTTTTGCCAATGAAATTGTGACCAAGGTACTGGGCACCAGTTTTACCGTTCGTTCATTTGAAAAAGATACTACCATCCAGGTAACAGTAAGAACGGGAAAAGTGAGTGTGTATGCACAGGCGGCAACGCCCGCTTCTTCCAAAATGAGTGAGATCATCCTAACCCCCAACCAGCAACTGGTATACGAAAGAACCGGCCAGAAGTTCCAGAAGGTATTGCTCAACAACCCTGTAATAATTGTACCCCCGGCCGTAGAACGCTCATTGGTATACGACGATGCGCCGCTTGATAAAGTATTCGGCGACCTCAGTAAAGTATATGGGATCAATATTGTGTTTGACAGCGAACTGCTGAAGAAGTGTACGGTAACTGCCGACCTTTCCAGTGAAACGTTCTACCAGAAGTTAAGCCTGATCTGCAGCGCTATTGACGCCCATTACGAACTGATAGACGGACAGGTAGTGATTGAATCAACAGGATGTAAATAG
- a CDS encoding TonB-dependent receptor: protein MKKVLVNQLIYRFMRIGLLPLLLITGFAGMMYARPVHGQEVLNQRINLVADNKEVKTVLNEISRLADIKFVYSSQRIPVRQKISVTARNQRLGDVLELCLSPLNILYFVSGNQIVLMRKGESYNVAMYLTDDPRKFLLDEEAPAKTITGKVTDEAGEPLNGVSVLVRGTNRGTVTNEKGVFVITADVGEMLSFTMVGYKESAVKVGDETNITVRLLTENINMNEVIIVGYGTQRRSSLTGAISSINTKAINELPVASVEQALQGRVAGLTVTNNGEPGTSPIVRIRGVSSINFASDPLYVIDGFPTGNLVNFDSRDIESVEVLKDASAAAIYGSRATNGVILITTKKGRRDNRVKVTLDSYVGTQKPWNTIDLLNTDQYLKYERALNGAANIGLPPRLQQANFSQPIYNGTSQTYAQTNTDWQDAYFKSGILMQHNIGVSGGNDVSRFYSSAGYFKQDGIGQGVYYERGNYRINSEHKISKVFSFGENLFLSYSKQRYDNTTGNRTRLVNVIRSLPYLPVYDPTTNGGYRNAENSVDGADPTNPVEDAVLLGNAVRKTLKVLGTAYADVNFTPWLKFRSTFGVDHVNLFQHQFRPIYSDKGRSETQAAIDDVRTTLTTLLYTQQLTFDKTFGNHHITATGVYETQSTRSYGEQMTGNQSTNTIETMFGATNVAAFSTKSENLLISYVARLNYEFGGKYMLSAAIRRDGLSVWAPGKKFANFPSVSAGWRIDQEDFMRNIKSVSELKLRGGYGETGLNGIGIFSKLPNSQLPNDYPWQAVVSQNGALYPFNNTLPSGGNASFYNAISNLNLEWEKTKQLNIGVDLGLLNNRITLSADYYRRKTDNLMLNVPTPGSFGFNTQGVLANVGSMENNGVDLQMGYKENLRAFKWDITGNISFIKNKVISLNTPNATIDQGGDQDFGGGAPITRTKAGETIQSFYGYIVDGIFQSDAEVASSPFQTDKTKAGDLKFRDISGPDGKPDGVITADDRTFLGNYLPNFTYSLNFGANYKNFDLSVFFQGVQGNKIFNAARIISEGMARLFGSGTAVLDAWTPTNTHTNVPRAISGDPNQNVRPSTRWIEDGSYLRLKNIMVGYTVPASFLQTFTKHTVSSFRIYIASQNLLTFTKYKGWDPEIGSKITTLTNGIDYGQYPAARSFQFGVQVGF, encoded by the coding sequence ATGAAAAAAGTACTCGTTAACCAGTTAATCTACCGGTTTATGAGAATAGGATTGCTGCCATTACTATTGATCACCGGCTTTGCCGGCATGATGTATGCCCGTCCGGTACACGGACAGGAGGTTCTGAACCAGCGCATTAACCTGGTTGCAGACAACAAGGAAGTTAAAACGGTACTGAATGAGATCAGCCGGCTGGCTGATATTAAATTCGTTTACAGTTCCCAACGCATTCCGGTAAGGCAAAAAATATCGGTTACCGCCCGTAACCAGCGCCTGGGGGATGTTCTGGAGCTGTGTTTATCGCCTTTGAATATCCTGTATTTCGTTTCCGGCAACCAGATCGTGTTGATGCGGAAAGGCGAATCGTACAATGTGGCGATGTACCTAACCGATGATCCCCGTAAATTTCTATTGGATGAAGAAGCCCCGGCCAAGACCATTACCGGTAAGGTTACCGACGAAGCTGGTGAGCCGCTGAACGGCGTATCGGTATTGGTGCGTGGTACCAACAGGGGCACCGTCACCAATGAAAAAGGGGTATTTGTAATTACCGCCGATGTAGGCGAAATGCTGTCGTTTACGATGGTGGGGTATAAAGAAAGCGCCGTAAAGGTGGGCGATGAAACCAACATCACCGTCCGGTTGCTGACCGAGAACATCAACATGAACGAAGTAATTATTGTAGGGTATGGTACCCAGCGCAGGAGTTCATTAACCGGCGCCATCTCCTCCATCAATACAAAAGCCATCAACGAACTGCCGGTGGCCAGCGTGGAGCAGGCGCTGCAGGGCCGGGTGGCCGGTTTAACGGTGACCAACAATGGTGAACCCGGCACCTCGCCTATAGTGCGGATTAGAGGAGTAAGTTCTATCAACTTTGCATCAGATCCATTATATGTGATCGATGGCTTTCCAACCGGCAACCTCGTCAACTTCGACAGCCGCGATATTGAATCGGTGGAAGTGTTGAAAGACGCGAGTGCTGCTGCTATTTATGGTTCCAGAGCTACCAATGGCGTAATACTCATTACAACCAAAAAAGGCAGGCGCGACAACCGGGTCAAAGTAACGCTGGATTCATATGTTGGCACGCAAAAGCCCTGGAACACGATCGATCTGCTGAACACCGATCAATACCTGAAATACGAACGCGCCCTGAACGGCGCTGCCAATATTGGTCTGCCACCCCGGTTGCAGCAAGCCAATTTCAGTCAGCCCATTTATAATGGCACCAGCCAAACGTATGCCCAAACAAATACCGACTGGCAGGATGCTTATTTTAAAAGCGGCATACTGATGCAGCACAATATTGGCGTAAGCGGCGGAAATGACGTAAGTCGTTTTTACAGCTCGGCCGGTTATTTTAAACAGGATGGCATTGGCCAGGGCGTGTATTATGAAAGAGGCAATTACCGCATTAATTCAGAACATAAGATCAGCAAAGTGTTCAGCTTTGGTGAGAACCTGTTCCTGTCCTATTCAAAACAACGCTATGATAATACCACCGGTAACCGTACCAGGCTGGTGAATGTGATCCGCAGTTTGCCTTACTTGCCGGTATATGATCCTACCACGAACGGTGGCTACCGGAATGCCGAGAACAGCGTTGACGGGGCTGACCCCACCAACCCGGTTGAAGATGCGGTGTTGCTGGGTAACGCGGTCCGTAAAACTTTAAAGGTATTGGGTACTGCCTATGCAGATGTGAACTTTACCCCCTGGTTAAAATTCCGCTCTACATTCGGCGTAGACCATGTGAACCTGTTTCAGCATCAGTTCAGACCCATATATAGCGATAAAGGCCGCAGCGAAACGCAGGCAGCTATCGACGACGTACGCACCACGCTCACCACGTTGTTGTATACCCAGCAGCTTACGTTCGATAAAACCTTCGGCAATCACCACATCACCGCTACGGGTGTTTATGAAACCCAAAGCACCCGCTCATACGGTGAGCAAATGACCGGTAACCAAAGCACCAACACTATAGAAACCATGTTTGGCGCCACCAACGTGGCCGCCTTCAGCACCAAGAGTGAGAACCTGCTGATCTCGTATGTAGCCAGGTTGAATTATGAGTTTGGCGGAAAGTATATGCTGAGTGCCGCCATTCGTCGCGATGGATTATCAGTATGGGCGCCGGGTAAAAAGTTTGCCAACTTCCCATCTGTTTCAGCAGGCTGGCGAATTGACCAGGAAGACTTCATGCGCAATATAAAAAGCGTGTCGGAATTAAAGTTAAGAGGCGGGTATGGCGAAACCGGGTTGAATGGTATCGGCATCTTCAGCAAACTGCCCAATTCGCAATTACCTAACGATTATCCCTGGCAGGCGGTGGTATCACAAAACGGCGCCTTATATCCCTTCAACAATACGTTGCCATCAGGCGGTAATGCCTCGTTCTACAATGCCATCTCCAACCTGAACCTGGAATGGGAAAAAACAAAACAGCTGAACATTGGCGTTGACCTGGGCTTATTGAACAACCGCATTACTTTGTCGGCCGACTATTATCGTCGTAAAACCGATAACCTGATGTTGAACGTGCCTACGCCTGGTTCATTTGGGTTTAATACCCAAGGGGTGCTGGCAAACGTAGGCTCCATGGAGAACAACGGCGTTGATCTGCAAATGGGTTACAAGGAAAACCTGCGCGCCTTTAAATGGGACATTACCGGTAACATCAGCTTTATAAAAAACAAAGTGATAAGCCTGAATACGCCCAATGCAACCATTGACCAGGGCGGCGACCAGGACTTTGGTGGCGGCGCCCCCATTACCAGAACAAAAGCCGGCGAAACCATTCAATCGTTTTACGGCTATATAGTTGACGGTATTTTCCAAAGCGATGCAGAAGTAGCCAGCAGTCCGTTCCAGACCGATAAAACAAAAGCCGGTGACCTCAAGTTCAGAGACATCAGCGGACCAGACGGCAAACCCGATGGCGTGATCACCGCGGATGACAGAACCTTCCTCGGTAATTATCTGCCCAACTTTACTTACTCACTGAATTTTGGCGCCAATTACAAAAACTTCGATCTGTCGGTGTTTTTCCAGGGCGTACAGGGCAACAAGATCTTCAACGCCGCCCGCATTATCAGTGAAGGGATGGCCAGGTTGTTTGGTTCCGGCACGGCTGTGCTCGATGCCTGGACGCCCACCAATACGCATACCAATGTACCGCGCGCTATCAGTGGCGATCCTAACCAGAATGTTCGCCCCAGTACCCGCTGGATAGAAGACGGTTCCTACCTGCGGTTAAAGAACATCATGGTAGGCTATACGGTACCTGCCAGCTTTTTACAAACATTCACCAAACACACTGTAAGCAGTTTCAGAATATACATTGCGTCGCAAAACCTGTTGACCTTTACCAAATATAAAGGCTGGGACCCTGAGATCGGTTCCAAGATCACTACACTCACCAACGGTATCGACTATGGGCAGTATCCTGCCGCCCGTTCGTTCCAGTTTGGTGTGCAGGTAGGTTTTTGA
- a CDS encoding RagB/SusD family nutrient uptake outer membrane protein: MKRNFYRYSIVVGLLTVVTVIACEKQLNKTNPSYPTLDTYFRNSDELLKGTNAIYSIFHGGSLVGREWFFIHDLRSDDDAAGGGQLEVPRAQILNGATTPDNSVMNSVWNGLYTVMHRANTVLKYAPNVNDNTALRDRNVGEAKFFRAWSLFELVSMWGPVPMYLEPVTASNQFQSRSAETTIYDQIVKDLTDAAAALPATYGDEDRGRVTKGAAYAMLGRVQMQKGDYVAAKTALTAVKNLNLYTINIPYGDNFLEETEFNKESIWEAVFFENKPNQFNWGGQGDDPSQPQGTVRNQEYSPIAWRNLIPSNHYLNEFENTATGAAKTDPRFAMSVYQSGDTYNNGNSVLTDDDQNGNSSILNGVTKKISWRKFMIIYKHGKGGDRAGGGNNQRIIRYAEVLLMLAECENELNNPVPAVDYLNQVRDRPGVNMPHYPTAQFPTTTKDQITKAIMHEKTVELGGEEIRNRDILRWRKKGYYPANADPLPYFKKGRDELLPIAQQEIDNNPQLATNGINKQNGGY; encoded by the coding sequence ATGAAACGAAATTTTTATAGATATAGCATAGTCGTTGGGTTGCTCACAGTAGTTACTGTCATTGCCTGTGAAAAGCAACTCAATAAAACAAATCCCAGCTATCCTACGCTGGACACTTATTTCCGCAACAGCGATGAATTGCTGAAAGGCACCAACGCCATCTATTCCATTTTTCATGGCGGTTCGCTGGTTGGCCGCGAATGGTTCTTTATACATGACCTGCGCAGCGATGATGATGCAGCGGGTGGGGGGCAGCTGGAAGTGCCCCGCGCGCAGATCCTGAACGGGGCAACCACACCCGACAACTCGGTAATGAATTCGGTTTGGAATGGCTTGTATACGGTGATGCATCGCGCCAATACGGTTTTAAAGTATGCGCCCAATGTAAATGATAATACCGCGTTGCGCGACCGCAACGTAGGCGAGGCCAAATTCTTCAGGGCCTGGTCGTTGTTTGAGCTGGTAAGTATGTGGGGGCCGGTACCTATGTACCTGGAACCCGTAACTGCCTCCAACCAGTTTCAGTCCCGCTCAGCGGAAACCACTATTTACGATCAGATAGTAAAGGACCTTACCGATGCCGCAGCGGCTTTACCAGCAACTTATGGCGATGAAGACCGCGGCCGCGTTACCAAAGGCGCCGCGTATGCCATGCTGGGCCGGGTGCAGATGCAAAAAGGCGATTACGTGGCCGCCAAAACCGCGTTGACTGCCGTAAAGAACCTGAACCTGTATACCATTAATATTCCCTATGGCGATAACTTTCTCGAAGAAACTGAGTTCAATAAAGAATCTATATGGGAAGCTGTTTTCTTCGAGAACAAGCCCAACCAGTTTAACTGGGGCGGACAGGGAGATGATCCCAGCCAGCCACAGGGCACAGTGCGTAACCAGGAATATTCGCCTATAGCCTGGCGTAACCTGATCCCCTCCAATCATTATTTAAATGAATTTGAAAATACCGCCACCGGCGCTGCCAAAACCGATCCGCGTTTTGCCATGTCGGTGTACCAATCGGGCGATACTTATAACAATGGTAATTCTGTGCTTACAGATGATGATCAGAATGGTAATTCGTCTATATTGAATGGCGTTACCAAAAAAATAAGCTGGCGCAAGTTCATGATCATTTATAAACACGGGAAGGGCGGCGACCGCGCAGGTGGTGGCAATAACCAACGCATTATCAGGTATGCAGAGGTGTTATTGATGCTGGCAGAATGTGAAAATGAATTGAACAACCCGGTACCTGCAGTAGATTACCTGAACCAGGTGCGCGACCGGCCGGGCGTGAACATGCCGCATTACCCAACCGCGCAGTTTCCCACCACTACCAAAGATCAGATAACCAAAGCCATTATGCATGAAAAAACAGTAGAGCTGGGTGGAGAAGAAATTCGCAACCGGGATATTTTGCGCTGGCGGAAAAAGGGTTATTACCCGGCAAACGCCGATCCGCTGCCTTACTTCAAAAAAGGCCGCGACGAATTGCTGCCTATTGCGCAGCAGGAAATAGACAACAATCCGCAGTTGGCTACCAATGGCATCAATAAACAAAACGGGGGTTACTAA